Proteins encoded by one window of Akkermansia muciniphila ATCC BAA-835:
- the rfbB gene encoding dTDP-glucose 4,6-dehydratase: MKVIVTGGAGFIGSNLVRLLLERGHEVLNIDALTYAGNIHSLDGSADSPAYRFLHADVRDASLMRRTLREYAPDWVMHLAAESHVDRSIDDPGNFMTTNVMGTFSMLQAALEYYRSLEGEKKERFRFHHISTDEVYGSLGKEGLFTESTPYRPHSPYSASKASSDHLVRAWHDTYGLPVLITNCSNNYGPYQFPEKLIPVVILKALGGEPIPVYGKGENVRDWLYVGDHCEALLTVVSCGKPGETYNIGGNNEKTNLELVELLCSHLDELRPRPDGRSYREQISFVQDRPGHDLRYAIDASKIRRELGWTPRQDHSSGFRKTIQWYLDHEEWWRGILSGEYRLERLGTNG; the protein is encoded by the coding sequence ATGAAAGTTATCGTTACGGGCGGCGCCGGATTCATCGGCTCCAATCTGGTCAGGCTGCTGCTGGAGCGCGGCCATGAAGTCTTGAATATTGACGCCCTGACCTATGCCGGCAACATCCATTCACTGGACGGCTCGGCGGATTCTCCGGCATACCGCTTTCTGCACGCCGACGTCCGGGACGCTTCCCTGATGCGGCGCACTTTGCGGGAGTACGCTCCGGACTGGGTGATGCACCTGGCGGCGGAATCCCATGTGGACCGTTCCATTGACGATCCGGGAAATTTTATGACCACCAACGTCATGGGCACTTTTTCCATGCTTCAGGCCGCCCTGGAATATTACCGTTCCCTGGAGGGAGAGAAAAAGGAGCGTTTCCGCTTTCATCACATTTCCACGGATGAAGTGTACGGCTCCCTGGGAAAGGAAGGCCTGTTCACGGAGTCCACGCCGTATCGCCCCCATTCCCCGTATTCCGCCAGCAAGGCCTCCAGCGACCACCTGGTGCGCGCCTGGCACGATACGTACGGGCTGCCCGTGCTGATCACCAACTGTTCCAACAATTACGGCCCCTACCAGTTCCCGGAAAAGCTGATACCCGTCGTTATCCTGAAAGCGCTGGGCGGGGAACCCATTCCTGTATACGGCAAAGGGGAAAACGTGCGGGACTGGCTGTATGTGGGGGATCACTGCGAGGCGCTGTTGACGGTCGTTTCCTGCGGAAAACCGGGGGAAACGTACAACATCGGCGGCAATAACGAGAAAACCAATCTGGAGCTGGTGGAGCTGCTGTGTTCCCATCTGGATGAACTGCGGCCCCGTCCGGACGGCCGGAGCTACCGGGAGCAAATCTCCTTTGTGCAGGACAGGCCGGGCCATGACCTGCGCTATGCGATTGACGCTTCCAAAATACGGAGGGAATTGGGGTGGACTCCGCGCCAGGACCATTCTTC
- a CDS encoding 6-phosphofructokinase — MSGIAIMTSGGDAAGMNPAIKAAVDHARQLGMNPYVVYDGLEGLIDGKIKEATRELTNDMIYRGGTLLRSSRSKRFFDYEFRKQAYEHLKKRNIDKLIIMGGDGSFRALNDFFNDFEVPFAGIPATIDNDIAGTDYCLGVDTAQNVILDCIDSVRDTARSHHRAFVIETMGRDCGYLAMTTALCSAADICIVPEIPYDLESIYKRLQPVINEEGSCIIAVVAEGTRVAQYLTRWLTERAGMDTRLTVLGHVQRGGSPTARDRLMGTRFATRAVEALNNGDINQIMVYHDGQYGYASLDSVAGQQYSVNQDIINLCRELSC, encoded by the coding sequence ATGAGTGGAATAGCCATTATGACATCTGGCGGCGATGCCGCCGGAATGAACCCGGCGATCAAGGCGGCAGTGGATCATGCCCGCCAGCTTGGGATGAACCCGTACGTTGTTTATGACGGCTTGGAAGGGCTGATCGATGGAAAAATCAAGGAAGCCACCCGGGAACTGACCAACGATATGATCTACAGGGGCGGAACTCTCCTCCGTTCCTCACGATCCAAGCGCTTTTTCGACTACGAATTCCGCAAGCAGGCCTACGAACATCTGAAGAAACGCAACATCGACAAGCTCATCATCATGGGCGGGGACGGTTCCTTCCGCGCCCTGAACGACTTTTTCAATGATTTTGAAGTGCCTTTTGCCGGTATTCCGGCCACGATTGACAACGACATTGCCGGCACGGACTACTGCCTGGGCGTGGATACGGCCCAGAACGTGATTCTGGATTGCATTGATTCCGTTCGTGATACGGCCCGTTCCCATCACCGCGCTTTCGTGATTGAAACGATGGGCCGGGACTGCGGCTATCTGGCGATGACCACCGCTCTTTGCAGCGCGGCGGATATCTGCATTGTCCCTGAAATTCCGTATGACCTGGAATCCATTTACAAGCGACTCCAGCCTGTCATCAATGAGGAAGGAAGCTGCATCATTGCCGTGGTGGCGGAAGGCACCCGCGTGGCGCAGTACCTGACCCGCTGGCTGACGGAACGCGCCGGCATGGATACCCGCCTGACCGTGCTGGGCCATGTGCAGCGCGGCGGTTCCCCCACCGCCCGTGACCGCCTGATGGGCACCCGTTTTGCCACCCGCGCCGTGGAAGCTCTGAACAACGGGGACATCAACCAGATCATGGTGTATCATGACGGCCAGTACGGCTATGCCTCCCTGGATTCCGTAGCCGGGCAGCAGTACTCCGTGAACCAGGATATCATCAACCTTTGCCGGGAGCTGAGCTGCTAG
- a CDS encoding uracil-DNA glycosylase family protein — translation MNDTAAAILKATAALRDGTEKLRFESPVHVTYNPLTYAWGPHEQYVRTYGNGEKGHLFLGMNPGPFGMAQTGVPFGEVDAVVNWLHIRGEVGRPEHTHPKRPVEGFGCPRSEVSGRRLWGLFAEAFGTAENFFRHNYVANYCPLIWMGATGANITPDKLPAEQRAAVDAVCMEHLLSLITILNPHTLVGVGAYATQKLRDAASRLPGKSFTIGTLLHPSPASPIANKLWPERPIQQLKELGIL, via the coding sequence ATGAACGACACTGCAGCAGCCATTCTGAAAGCCACGGCCGCCCTCCGGGACGGCACGGAGAAGCTCCGGTTCGAATCCCCGGTCCATGTTACCTACAACCCTCTCACCTATGCATGGGGGCCGCATGAACAGTATGTGCGCACCTACGGAAACGGGGAAAAGGGCCATCTGTTCCTGGGCATGAATCCCGGCCCCTTCGGCATGGCCCAGACAGGCGTCCCCTTCGGGGAAGTGGACGCCGTCGTCAACTGGCTGCACATTCGCGGAGAAGTCGGGCGGCCGGAACATACCCACCCCAAACGTCCCGTGGAGGGTTTCGGCTGCCCCAGGTCGGAAGTCAGCGGCCGCCGCCTCTGGGGACTTTTCGCGGAAGCTTTCGGAACTGCGGAAAACTTCTTCCGTCACAATTACGTGGCCAATTACTGTCCGCTGATCTGGATGGGAGCCACCGGAGCCAACATTACGCCGGACAAACTGCCGGCGGAACAGCGCGCCGCCGTGGACGCAGTATGCATGGAACACCTGCTTTCCCTCATCACCATCCTGAATCCCCACACGCTGGTGGGTGTGGGTGCCTACGCCACGCAGAAGCTGCGGGACGCCGCCTCCCGGCTCCCCGGCAAAAGCTTCACCATCGGCACGTTGCTCCACCCAAGCCCCGCCAGCCCCATCGCCAACAAGCTCTGGCCGGAACGCCCCATCCAGCAGCTTAAGGAACTGGGCATTTTATAA
- the gatB gene encoding Asp-tRNA(Asn)/Glu-tRNA(Gln) amidotransferase subunit GatB, giving the protein MAISDYIVTIGLEVHCQIKTKSKMFCSCETGFGFEPNTRVCPTCLGLPGALPVLNEFAIERTLLTGLMLGCSSPEISQWDRKNYFYPDMAKNYQTSQLDLPLCLGGEVPLYPWSYPNDVIKAGIPPFRTVKLTRIHLEEDAAKITHHANYSLIDYNRAGSALMEIVSEPDIDTPEEAYAYLKSLQQILNYGDISDADMEKGQMRCDVNISLRPHGQKELGAKVEMKNINSMSAVRRALHYEIQRQAEELDMGIPQIQSTRRWDDERGESVVMRTKEDAHDYRYFPCPDLVPVRTAPLVEKVRGQIPELPQERQKRFMEEYGLSEYDANVLVGDLELARFFEEAARGTASGKKIANWVINNISAVLNEKGMRPSECPVKPGAIRELIAIIDDGTVSNNQAKDVFAKMWDEPALAAAQAAKLLGFEKADSSFLDGIVREVISANPDKVAEIQGGNEKLLNWLTGQVMKAAKGKANPKIVTEALKKALFME; this is encoded by the coding sequence ATGGCAATTTCAGATTACATCGTGACCATTGGCCTGGAAGTCCACTGCCAGATCAAGACAAAGAGCAAAATGTTCTGCTCCTGCGAGACCGGCTTTGGCTTTGAACCCAATACGCGCGTGTGCCCCACCTGCCTGGGGCTGCCGGGCGCCCTGCCCGTCCTGAATGAGTTCGCCATTGAACGCACGCTGCTGACCGGCCTGATGCTGGGATGCTCCAGCCCGGAGATTTCCCAATGGGACCGCAAAAATTATTTCTATCCGGACATGGCTAAAAATTACCAGACCTCCCAGCTGGATCTTCCGCTGTGCCTGGGAGGGGAAGTGCCCCTGTACCCCTGGTCCTATCCGAATGACGTGATCAAAGCCGGCATCCCCCCTTTCCGCACCGTGAAGCTGACCCGCATCCATCTGGAAGAAGACGCGGCGAAGATTACCCATCATGCCAATTATTCCCTGATCGACTACAACCGCGCGGGATCCGCCCTGATGGAAATCGTTTCCGAACCGGACATCGACACCCCGGAAGAAGCCTACGCCTACCTCAAGTCCCTCCAGCAGATTTTGAATTACGGGGATATCTCCGACGCGGACATGGAAAAGGGCCAGATGCGGTGCGATGTGAATATTTCCCTGCGTCCCCACGGGCAGAAGGAATTGGGCGCCAAGGTGGAAATGAAGAACATCAACTCCATGTCCGCCGTCCGCAGAGCCCTTCATTATGAAATCCAGCGCCAGGCGGAAGAACTGGACATGGGCATTCCTCAAATCCAGTCCACCCGCCGCTGGGACGACGAACGCGGAGAAAGCGTCGTCATGCGAACCAAGGAAGACGCGCACGATTACCGTTATTTCCCCTGTCCGGATCTGGTTCCCGTACGCACGGCCCCGCTGGTGGAGAAAGTGCGCGGGCAGATTCCCGAACTGCCTCAGGAACGGCAGAAACGCTTCATGGAAGAATACGGCCTGAGCGAGTACGACGCCAACGTGCTGGTGGGAGACCTGGAACTGGCACGCTTTTTTGAAGAGGCGGCGCGGGGAACCGCCAGCGGCAAAAAAATCGCCAACTGGGTGATTAACAACATTTCCGCCGTGCTGAATGAAAAAGGCATGCGCCCGTCTGAATGCCCGGTGAAACCCGGCGCCATCCGGGAGCTGATCGCCATTATTGACGACGGCACCGTTTCCAACAACCAGGCCAAGGACGTATTCGCCAAAATGTGGGATGAGCCGGCCCTCGCCGCAGCGCAGGCCGCCAAGCTGCTGGGCTTTGAAAAGGCGGATTCCTCTTTTCTGGACGGCATCGTGCGGGAAGTCATTTCCGCCAATCCGGACAAGGTGGCGGAAATACAGGGGGGCAATGAAAAGCTCCTGAACTGGCTTACCGGCCAGGTCATGAAGGCCGCCAAAGGCAAAGCCAACCCGAAAATCGTGACGGAAGCGCTGAAAAAAGCCCTTTTCATGGAGTGA
- a CDS encoding ubiquinone-dependent pyruvate dehydrogenase — MNPLEVGWCLICIHRVADQIVEILEKAGVKRIYGIVGDSLNPVTDALRRRKTIEWIHVRHEEVAAFAASAEAQLSGNLAVCCGSSGPGNLHLINGLFDAHRNHAPVLAIASHIPQSQVGMEYFQATHPEQLFKECSAYAELVSEASQAPSILMSAIQHAWARRDVGVVVLPGDIADAPAEMKNLVHPPSYTRENVVPEHESVSLLARMLDDHRRITFFCGAGCAGAEDKVVRLAHRLKAPIAYTWRGKDYFEHDNPLGIGMTGLLGWGDAYKAMHESDMLVLWGTDFPYFNFIPTKPEIVQIDRRGEVLGRRCRLDLGICGDVSVTAEALLNMVQEKTDSGHLDAALKRHARDVKEMNAYMEGNDKESPIRPEQLTTALNRHAASDAVFTVDTGTPCIWSARFLCATPGRRTLASFNHGSMANAMPMAIGAQMEYPERQVIALCGDGGLSMLLGDLITIVQYRLPVKIVVYNNDCLDFIQLEMQAAGLIPWQINLNNPSFAAVADAVGIKGFLLDKSSQVDQMVDMFLNYPGAALLDAHVDRDALALPPYISMGQAADFSLAMMKQTLAGEVKQVWNTLAGNRKLFKP, encoded by the coding sequence ATGAATCCGTTGGAGGTTGGCTGGTGTCTAATCTGCATACACAGGGTAGCCGATCAGATTGTTGAAATTTTGGAGAAGGCGGGAGTTAAGCGGATTTACGGCATTGTGGGGGATAGCCTGAACCCCGTTACGGACGCTTTGAGGAGGAGGAAGACCATTGAATGGATTCATGTGCGGCATGAGGAAGTGGCGGCTTTTGCCGCGAGCGCGGAAGCCCAGCTGAGCGGGAATCTGGCTGTATGCTGCGGCAGCAGCGGCCCCGGGAACCTCCATTTGATCAACGGCCTGTTTGACGCCCACCGGAACCATGCCCCGGTGCTGGCCATTGCTTCCCACATCCCGCAGAGCCAGGTAGGCATGGAATATTTCCAGGCCACGCATCCGGAACAGCTTTTCAAGGAATGCAGTGCATATGCGGAACTGGTTTCGGAAGCTTCCCAGGCCCCGTCCATTTTGATGTCCGCCATTCAGCACGCGTGGGCCAGGCGCGACGTAGGCGTCGTCGTCTTGCCCGGAGACATTGCGGACGCCCCTGCGGAGATGAAGAATCTGGTGCATCCTCCTTCCTACACGCGGGAGAATGTTGTTCCTGAGCATGAATCCGTATCCCTTCTGGCACGGATGCTTGACGACCACCGCCGCATTACTTTCTTCTGCGGCGCCGGCTGCGCGGGAGCGGAAGACAAGGTCGTCCGGCTCGCGCACCGCCTGAAAGCTCCGATTGCCTACACATGGAGGGGAAAGGATTATTTTGAACATGACAATCCCCTGGGAATCGGCATGACGGGGTTGCTTGGATGGGGAGATGCCTACAAGGCCATGCATGAAAGCGACATGCTCGTGTTGTGGGGGACGGATTTCCCCTATTTCAATTTCATTCCCACCAAACCTGAAATCGTGCAGATTGACAGGCGCGGTGAAGTGCTGGGCCGCCGCTGCCGCCTGGACCTGGGTATTTGCGGGGATGTTTCCGTCACGGCGGAAGCTCTGCTGAACATGGTGCAGGAAAAGACGGATTCCGGGCATTTGGACGCCGCCCTGAAACGCCACGCCAGGGACGTGAAGGAGATGAACGCCTATATGGAAGGAAATGACAAGGAGTCTCCCATCCGGCCGGAACAGCTCACGACCGCCCTGAACAGGCATGCGGCATCCGACGCCGTATTTACGGTAGATACCGGCACCCCCTGTATCTGGAGCGCCAGGTTCCTGTGCGCCACGCCGGGAAGGAGGACGCTGGCTTCCTTCAATCATGGCTCCATGGCCAATGCCATGCCGATGGCTATTGGGGCGCAGATGGAATACCCCGAACGGCAGGTAATTGCCCTGTGCGGAGATGGCGGCCTGTCCATGCTGCTGGGGGATCTCATCACGATTGTCCAGTACAGGCTGCCGGTGAAAATCGTGGTGTATAACAATGACTGTCTGGATTTCATCCAATTGGAAATGCAGGCGGCCGGGCTGATTCCGTGGCAGATCAACCTGAACAACCCCTCTTTTGCCGCCGTGGCGGATGCCGTCGGCATCAAGGGGTTTTTATTGGACAAATCCAGCCAGGTGGACCAGATGGTGGACATGTTCCTGAATTATCCGGGCGCCGCTCTGCTGGACGCGCATGTGGACAGGGACGCCCTTGCCCTGCCTCCCTACATCAGTATGGGCCAGGCGGCGGACTTTTCCCTTGCCATGATGAAGCAGACGCTGGCCGGGGAAGTGAAGCAGGTATGGAACACCCTGGCCGGAAACAGGAAGCTGTTCAAACCGTGA